The following coding sequences are from one Lolium rigidum isolate FL_2022 chromosome 6, APGP_CSIRO_Lrig_0.1, whole genome shotgun sequence window:
- the LOC124666973 gene encoding eukaryotic translation initiation factor 6-2-like, whose translation MASRLKFESSCEIGVFARLTNAYCIVPAGCSDSFVSVFENDLADAVPVVKASIGGTRILGRLCVGNKNGLLLPNTTTDQELQHLTDSLPDQVVVKRVDERLSALGNCIACNDHVALTNPDLNKETEEIISDVLGVEVFRQTIAGNILVGSFCAFSNKGGLVHPQTSVEDLEELSTLLQVPLVAGTVNRGSNVVAAGIAVNDWAAFCGSDTTATELSVVESVFRLRDGRPGALGADVRKSLVESCFL comes from the exons ATGGCGTCCC GTCTCAAGTTCGAGAGCTCGTGCGAGATCGGGGTCTTCGCGAGGCTCACCAACGCCTACTGCATCGTCCCCGCCGGCTGCTCCGATAGCTTCGTCAG TGTGTTTGAGAACGATCTGGCCGACGCCGTCCCGGTGGTCAAGGCGTCCATCGGCGGCACGAGGATCCTGGGGAGATTGTGCGTCG GTAACAAGAACGGGCTTCTGCTGCCAAATACCACCACCGACCAGG AGCTTCAGCACCTCACGGACAGCCTGCCTGACCAGGTGGTCGTCAAGCGGGTCGACGAGCGCCTCTCTGCCCTCGGCAACTGCATTGCTTGCAACGACCATGTGGCGCTCACAAACCCAGATCTGAACAAG GAAACCGAGGAGATCATCTCAGACGTTCTTGGAGTGGAGGTGTTCAGGCAGACCATCGCAGGGAACATCCTCGTCGGCAGTTTCTGCGCCTTCTCCAACAAAGGGGGACTG GTTCACCCGCAGACCTCGGTGGAGGACCTCGAGGAGCTGTCGACGCTGCTGCAGGTGCCCCTCGTCGCTGGCACAGTGAACCGGGGAAGCAATGTCGTTGCGGCCGGCATAGCGGTCAACGACTGGGCGGCCTTCTGCGGGTCAGACACCACTGCCACTGAGCTCTCGGTCGTGGAGAGCGTCTTCAGGCTCAGGGACGGCCGGCCAGGGGCGCTCGGCGCCGATGTCAGGAAATCCTTGGTTGAAAGCTGCTTTCTCTAG
- the LOC124665891 gene encoding LOW QUALITY PROTEIN: pentatricopeptide repeat-containing protein At1g80270, mitochondrial-like (The sequence of the model RefSeq protein was modified relative to this genomic sequence to represent the inferred CDS: inserted 1 base in 1 codon) — translation MWALRRAGNPLRVSACQVASVRGCASLEVLLSADAKTAEEHCEQGCQKSCCCRLPKPSASRSSFSSGWSMWGRSFSSQAGENSGDKDDDLEDGFSELEVPPEADKKEVESTSEESSDEDAVDEIDSLGVDADAKPEKETVKRASQSPLLKVLLEAPRNDVAASLKKWVDAGNTFDRSDIFYVILNLRKRRFYAKALQLLEWLEESKQIDLVERDYASRLDLMAKVNGVYRAEKYIDNIPASLRGEVVYRTLLANCVAEVNVKKAEEVFNKMKDLGFPVTVFAINQLLLLYKRVDKKKIADVLAMMEKENVKPSLFTYKLLVDTKGASRDFEGMEKVVESMQADGIEPDILLQATLAKHYIFGGHREKAEPILELMEGDDIKANRNACQVVLPLYGFLGXKDDVERIWQVCEANPRLEECLSAIDAFGRLGDVEKAEKVFEDMFVKWKSLSPKFYNALIRVYANQNLLDKGKELLKRMDENGVKIGVSTLDSLVKLYVDAGEVDKAESVLYKLSQKNRMKPQYSSYLMLLDSYSKKGDVHNSEKVFNKLRQMGYSGRIRQYQLLLHAYLHAKAPPYGFRERMKADNIFPNSVMATLLAATDPFNQKKTISDMLD, via the exons ATGTGGGCGCTCCGCAGAGCCGGCAACCCCCTCAG GGTCAGTGCCTGCCAAGTTGCAAGTGTCCGTGGTTGCGCAAGTCTCGAGGTACTGCTAAGTGCAGACGCAAAGACCGCAGAAGAACACTGTGAGCAGGGTTGCCAGAAATCGTGTTGCTGCCGTCTGCCAAAGCCATCAGCCTCCCGTTCATCTTTCTCATCTGGCTGGTCCATGTGGGGCAGGAGTTTCTCTTCTCAGGCTGGGGAAAATTCTGGTGACAAAGATGATGATTTGGAGGACGGGTTTTCTGAATTGGAGGTCCCACCAGAAGCTGATAAAAAGGAAGTGGAGTCAACGTCTGAAGAGAGTTCTGATGAGGATGCTGTCGATGAAATCGACTCGTTAGGAGTTGATGCTGATGCCAAACCCGAGAAGGAGACGGTGAAGAGGGCCTCCCAGAGCCCCCTTCTCAAAGTCTTGTTGGAAGCTCCAAGGAATGATGTCGCTGCCTCACTGAAGAAATGGGTTGATGCTGGCAATACATTTGATAGAAGTGATATCTTTTATGTCATTTTGAACCTTAGGAAACGGAGGTTCTACGCCAAAGCATtgcag CTCCTGGAATGGCTTGAAGAATCCAAACAAATTGATCTTGTAGAACGTGATTATGCTTCACGCCTTGATCTGATGGCTAAAGTCAACGGTGTTTACAGAGCTGAAAAGTATATTGACAATATTCCTGCATCTCTCAGGGGTGAGGTTGTATACAGAACTCTTTTAGCTAATTGTGTGGCCGAAGTGAATGTCAAAAAGGCAGAAGAAGTCTTCAATAAGATGAAGGATCTGGGATTCCCAGTCACAGTATTTGCTATCAATCAGCTTCTGCTGCTGTACAAAAGGGTGGACAAGAAGAAGATTGCTGATGTTCTCGCAATGATGGAAAAGGAGAATGTGAAACCATCCCTCTTCACTTACAAGCTCCTTGTAGACACTAAAGGCGCTTCAAGAGATTTTGAAGGTATGGAAAAAGTTGTTGAGTCGATGCAAGCAGATGGTATTGAGCCAGATATTCTGTTACAAGCCACACTTGCAAAGCACTACATATTTGGTGGTCACCGTGAGAAAGCTGAACCAATTTTGGAGTTAATGGAGGGTGATGATATCAAGGCAAACCGCAATGCTTGCCAGGTTGTATTACCTCTGTATGGCTTCCTTG AAAAGGACGATGTTGAGAGGATTTGGCAGGTTTGCGAGGCTAATCCTCGTCTAGAAGAGTGCTTATCTGCTATAGATGCTTTTGGTAGGCTTGGGGATGTTGAAAAGGCTGAGAAGGTCTTTGAGGATATGTTTGTAAAATGGAAATCACTCTCTCCCAAATTCTACAATGCTCTGATTAGGGTGTATGCCAATCAAAACCTTTtggacaagggcaaggagctattGAAGCGGATGGATGAGAATGGTGTCAAAATAGGGGTGTCAACATTGGATTCGCTTGTGAAGCTCTATGTGGACGCTGGAGAGGTGGATAAAGCTGAATCCGTACTGTACAAGCTGTCTCAGAAAAACAGGATGAAGCCTCAGTACAGCTCATATCTGATGTTGCTTGATAGTTATTCAAAGAAAGGAGACGTCCACAATTCGGAGAAGGTGTTCAACAAGTTGCGGCAGATGGGTTACAGTGGGAGGATTAGGCAGTACCAGTTGCTGCTTCATGCATATTTGCACGCAAAGGCCCCTCCCTATGGATTTAGAGAGAGGATGAAGGCTGATAACATTTTCCCCAACAGTGTCATGGCAACTTTACTTGCTGCTACTGATCCATTCAACCAGAAGAAGACAATATCTGACATGCTCGACTAG